The genomic DNA gtgtgtgtgcatgtgtgtgtgtgtgtgtgtgtgtgtgtgtatgtgtctgtgtgtgtgtgtgtgtgtgtgcatgtgtgtgtgtgtgtgtgtgtgtgtgtgtgcatgtgtgtgtgtgtgcatgtgtgtgtgtgtgtgtgtgtgtgtgtgtgtgtgtgtgtgcatgtgtgtgtgtctgtgtgtgtgtgtgtgcgtgcatgtgtgtgtgtgtgtgtgtgtgtgtgtgcatgtgtgtgtgtgtgcatgtgtgtgtgtgtgtgtgtgtgtgtgtgtgtgtgcatgtgtgtgtgtctgtgtgtgtgtgtgtgtgtatgtgtgtgtgcatgtgtgtgtgtgtgcatgtgtgtgtgtctgtgtgtgtgtgtgtgtgtgtgtgtgtctgtgtgtgtgtgtgtgtgtgtgtgtgtgtgcatgtgtgtgtgtgtgtgtgtgtgtgtgttcatgtgtgtgtgcatgtgtgtgtgcctgtgtgtgtgtgtgtgtgtgtgtgcatgtgtgtgtgcatgtgtgtgagtgtgcatgtgtgtgtgtgtgtgcatgtgtgtgtgtgtgcatgtgtgtgtgtctgtgtctgtgtgtgtgtgtgtgtgtgtgtgtgtgtgtgtgtgtgtgtgtgcatgtgtgtgtgtgtgtgtgtgtgtgttcatgtgtgtgtgcatgtgtgtgtgcctgtgtgtgtgtgtgtgtgtgtgcatgtgtgtgtgcatgtgtgtgagtgtgcatgtgtgtgtgtgtgtgtgtgcaggtgtgtgtgcatgtgtgtgtgtgcatgtgtgtgtgtgtgtgtgtgcatgtgtgtgtgtgtgcaggtgtgtgtgtgtgtgcatgtgtgtgtgtgtgcaggtgtgtgtgcctgtgtgtgtgcatgtgtgtgtgtgcatgtgtgtgtgcatgtgtgtgtgcatgtgtgtgtgtgtgtgcgtgcatgtgtgtgtgcatgtgtgtgtgcatatgtgtgtgcatgtgtgtgtgtgcatgtgtgtgtgtgcgtgcatgtgtgtgtgtgtgcactgcagAGGAAATCATCTACATGTTACCTAACTCTGTTCTGAATCATCCAGCGGTCTGATAATCAAAttaacaaacatggaggacggTCAAATAATTAGAAACACTTCTAAGTTTGTGTCcagaggcggctgtggctcagtgatcGTCTCTGAGCtggagggttcaatccccagcagctgcagccacatgtccaacatactgatggactctttactcagcggcctctaccatcagtgtgtgaatgtgtatgaatggatgagttaatactgatggactctttactcagcggcctctaccatcagtgtgtgaatgtgtatgaatggatgagttaatactgatggactctttacacagcggcctctaccatcagtgtgtgaatgtgtatgaatggatgagttaatactgatggactctttacacagcggcctctaccatcagtgtgtgaatgtgtatgaatggatgagttaatactgatggactctttactcagcggcctctaccatcagtgtgtgaatgtgtatgaatggatgagttaatactgatggactctttacacagcggcctctaccatcagtgtgtgaatgtgtatgaatggatgagttaatactgatggactctttacacagcggcctctaccatcagtgtgtgaatgtgtatgaatggatgagttaatactgatggactctttactcagcggcctctaccatcagtgtgtgaatgtgtatgaatggatgagttaatactgatggactctttacacagcggcctctaccatcagtgtgtgaatgtgtatgaatggatgagttaatactgatggactctttactcagcagcctctaccatcagcgtgtgaatgtgtatgaatggatgagttaatactgatggactctttacgcagcagcctctaccatcagcgtgtgaatgtgtatgaatggatgagttaatactgatggactctttactcagcggcctttaccattagtgtgtgaatgtgtatgaatggatgagttaatactgatggactctttacgcagcagcctctaccatcagcgtgtgaatgtgtatgaatggatgagttaatactgatggactctttactcagcggcctttaccattagtgtgtgaatgtgtaggtgtgactttaaatgtgctttaaatagagaagactggaaaagcgctctacaagctcaagtccatttatccaCACTGACAAACGTCTAAATCCAGTGATTCAGTATAAAAAGGTGTAGTATAGAAATGCTGACTTTAACAAACGGCCACTGAGTCACGGCTCCAGTTTGGTTTGATACTCTGGTAATAAGAAAGTCCAGGTTCAtctttctgttcattttttccacatcaaagaaaaacaacaaacatttgacGCTGCATCTCATTGACCTGTTGTTGTCTCACCTCACCTTGACACACCTGAAACTTCTACTGATTGGTCTGCTTCTTATTGACCCCTAACAAAGTAAACTAACAAACAATGATAATGAACTGATGAAATAGCTCtaacatgcatttttattttctgttactgtcatttttttcttcctgagtTTCTTCAGTTCTTAATGGTTTGATCTGTTTCCTCACAGCTGTGTTCAGTCCTCCAACTCCTGCAAAACCAAGAGTGTGTTCCTCCTTCTAATAGGACATGATAGTTACACAGACTCACCTGTaccagacaaacacagagttaaaggagcagtatgtaactctgacacccagTGTTTaatccaaattctaaacattatagagagctgtctctccccccccccctcctctctagagtccatgctcactcaggtcaccatgtggtggactctgaagcttcagtgtttatccagctctgcatgggtctgtaaacctttctgtgttctaacctctctccatttttcaaaagcatctccaatattgatcctagtttgagcacgtttctgctcgtggagcttttcattttatttattatacaggaaagtttaaaagtaacattaagttacagtttaacgggcctgactcagtttaaaaactggtttccagcaggttcctgttctgcggaacatgaaacataaatcacagtcatgacacatcaagacaaacacatttacaggacattagcatgggctaggcagatacagacaaatagaaacaaacagtacagataCTGTGGACAATACATGAACAATTAATGAGTGCAGGTGTAAGTGTGGAGAAGGTgtcgtttgtatgtatttttgaaatatgagGTAGATGGTAAAGTTCTAATGTGATGGGGAATGTCATTCCAAATGTTGGTGTATGTATAAAAGAAGGACTTCCGACCatagttgtttttgtatgcagGGACGGGGAGGAGTGCCTGTGAGACTGACCTAGTGAGGCGCTCTTGTCTCATATTATGTGTCGGTAGAAGTGCAGCAAGTGTTGGTGAAGTgctgtttttaatctgaaaatagTACGTAATAGCGTGGCTGTGTATGTAATTCTAGAAAGTCAAGGCGTTGGAGCGTGTGAGTGCAGAGCAATGGTGTGACCACTTTGGGAGGTTACTGTGGATCTTAAGAGCTCGATAGTACAGTCGTGCTATTGGTTCAGTAATCTCCTTAGTGGTAAGTGACTAGATTGGAAGACAGTAGAAAATTGATGAAAACACAATTGCATGTAGGTACGTttcagaaacagaggagagataTGATCTGATCTTATACACATAAAGTTTCTGACTCAGCTTAGTAGTTAGTTTAGAGGTGTGTTCACGGTATGTAAGATCTGAATCAAGTAGCACACCAAGATATTTGTAGGTCTTTGTGATGACAAGATCTTGGCTTGCAAAGGTGATGGGATCAGtgaatgtaatacattttctggGGGAGTGAAAGTACAGTTTTCTTACATTGATGgtcaaatgattatttttcaaccaatcatgTAAGAACTGAAGATCAGACGATAATTTGGAATTTATGACATTAGGATttgagtcagagagaaaaataacggtatcatcagcatacagtaagcattttgaatatttgcacACTTTAGGAAGATCATTGatgtataaaagaaaaagtaagggTCCAAGAATGCTGCCTTGTGGAACACCCATATCACAAACTAAAGGTTGGGATGTTGCACGATCAATTTTGACAACTTGCGACCTGTTTCTCAGATAAGAAGAAAGCATTTCAATCACAGATGGAGACAGTTTAAATGAGTGAAGTTTGTTAAGCAGGATTTGATGGTTCACGGTGTCAAAAGCTTTACGATAATCAATAAAAATAGCTCCAGTGATGTGACCATTGTTAAGAGATTCACATACTTGTTCAGTGAGAAGTAATAATGCCGACATGGTTGATCGATTAGCTCGAAAACCATGTTAGCAGTCACTGAGCCAGTTGTTAGTTTCAAAGTAAGAGCTGGTTATATAAGGCTTTTTCAAGCAACTTAGACATAACTGGAAGTATTGCTATAGGTCTGTAGTTTGAAACAAGAGTAGGatcatcagatttaaaaattgGTGTGATTTGCGATGACCCAGATTTTGATGGAATTTGCGTTGACGTGCGAGAGGATATTCTGGGGCTGgtgaattgtttgtttgttgtccatGGCAGACGGCTTTGGTGTGTGGCCAGACAGCTCAATCGGAACATGTAGAAAATCAATATTGCAGCATACTTGACAAATATCAGACCCGCAAATGCCTGAATTGTTGCGTATATGATGTTTGTTTGCTGCCATGGTTCACAGCCACCTGTGGCTGCTGCCGCCGCCATCACCTaggcttattagaaacatgcagaggctttttaggtcgggtacaatcacttctatctgaaccacttctcttgcccgcttccatcactgcaacacctgttgacctgataactgctctcatatctgacaaaccgaggggcgtccaaaacggccgtgtgggggggtgtcttaaaactgcCCTCTCCTCTTCGGTTTGAACTAATAATGAATCAAttcaaatgaacacatttgatctcagctgatgtttgtttgtggatCTTCACATCTTTACAGCCACTTTTGGTCTGAACACAACATTTAGAATCCAGCAGTGCTAACAGCTATGCTAACTGTGGGTATAGTGCTAAAAAAATACTGAAGCTAATTTAAAGATGATAAATTACTCAACATAAGATGACCTGCTGTAGGAGACACACTTTATCCACCATCACATCATTAACACTTTACCTCCATGCTGAGTGGCCAGAGGGGGCGCTGCAGTTCACCTCTTCCTTAACAAACTGTTTTCAGGCTCTAAAACAGAGAAGTGTGTTTGATTATGAGTACAGGATGTAAagcagtgtgtgtatctgtgtgtttcaggtgcggCCGTGTTGAGGAGGTGGATTGCAGGTGGAGTGTGTCGCTGTTCGGTGCATCTGGACGGGAAGACAGTTCTGATCACCGGAGCAAACACCGGCATCGGCAAAGAGACGAGCAGAGACCTCGCACGCAgaggtcagagtgtgtgtgattacCCGCGTTGTGGGGACATAGACGTGTTTATACCGTGATGTTTACAGATACGAtgggtgtgtttgatttgttgtaggGCCCGGGTGGTGAcgggtgtgtttgatttgttgtaggGCCCGGGTGGTGAcgggtgtgtttgatttgttgtaggGGCCCGGGTGGTGAcgggtgtgtttgatttgttgtaggGCCCGGGTGGTGAcgggtgtgtttgatttgttgtaggGCCCGGGTGGTGAcgggtgtgtttgatttgttgtaggGGCCCGGGTGGTGAtgggtgtgtttgatttgttgtaggGGCCTGGGTGGTGAcgggtgtgtttgatttgttgtaggGCCCGGGTGGTGAcgggtgtgtttgatttgttgtaggGCCCGGGTGGTGAcgggtgtgtttgatttgttgtaggGCCCGGGTGGTGAcgggtgtgtttgatttgttgtaggGCCCGGGTGGTGAcgggtgtgtttgatttgttgtaggGCCCGGGTGGTGAcgggtgtgtttgatttgttgtaggGCCCGGGTGGTGAcgggtgtgtttgatttgttgtaggGGCCCGGGTGGTGAcgggtgtgtttgatttgttgtaggGGCCCGGGTGGTGATGGCGTGCAGGGACCTCACCCGAGCAGAGCAGGCGGCTGAGGAGATCCGTCGCTCGACAGGTAACGGTAACGTGGTGATCAGACACCTGGACCTGGCCTCGGTTTACTCCGTCAAACAGTTCGCTAAAGATTTCATCGACAGTGAAGACAGACTGGACATCCTCATCAACAACGCAGGTgagctcacctgtctgtctgttcacctgtctcactccacctgactgtctgttcacctgtctctctctacctgtctctctctctctctacctgtctgtgtgttcatctgtctctctctacctgtctctctctcttcctgtctgtctgttcacctgtctctctctacctgtctctctctctccacctgtctgtctgttcacctgtctctctctacctgtctctctctcttcctgtctgtctgctcacctgtctctctctacctgtctctctcgctctcttcctgtctgtctgttcacctgtctctctctacctgtctctctatatctctctcttcctgtctgtctgctcacctgtctctctctctacctgtctgtctgttcacctgtctctctccacctgtctgttcacatctctcactctctctcttcctgtctgtctgctcacctgtctctctctctctacctgtctgtctgttcacctgtctctctctacctgtctctctctctcgctctctacctaactgtctgttcacctgtctctctctacctgtctgtctgttcacctgtctctctctacctgtctctctctctctctacctgtctgtgtgttcatctgtctctctacctgtttctctctctctcttcctgtctgtctgctcacctgtctctctctacatgtctctctctctctccacctgtctgtctgttcacctgtctctctctacctgtctctctcgctctcttcctgtctgtctgttcacctgtctctctctacctgtctctctatatctctctcttcctgtctgtctgctcacctgtctctctctctacctgtctgtctgttcacctgtctctctccacctgtctgttcatatctctcactctctctcttcctgtctgtctgctcacctgtctctctctacctgtctctctctctcttcctgtctgtctgttcacttgtctctctctacctgtctctctctctacctgtctgtgtgttcatctgtctctctctacctgtcgctctctcttcctgtctgtctgatcacctgtctctctctacctgtctctctctctcttcctgtctgtctgttcacctgtctctctctacctgtctctctatatctctctcttcctgtctgtctgctcacctgtctctctctctctacctgtctttctgttcacctgtctctctccacctgtctgttcatatctctcacgctctctcttcctgtctgtctgctcacctgtctctctctctacctgtctgtctgttcacctgtctctctctacctgtctctctctctctttacctgtctgtctgttcacctgtctctctctacctgtctctctatatctctctcttcctgtctgtctgctcacctgtctctctctacctgtcgctctctctacctgtctgtctgttcacctgtctctctccacctgtctgttcatatctctcacgctctctcttcctgtctgtctgttcacctgtctctctctacctgtctgtctgttcacctgtctctctctacctgtctctctctctctctacctgtctgtgtgttcatctgtctctctacctgtttctctctctctccctgtctgtctgttcacctgtctctctctacctgtctctctctctctctacctgtctgtgtgttcatctgtctctctctacctgtctctctctcttcctgtctgtctgttcacctgtctctctctacatgtctctctctctccacctgtctgtctgttcacctgtctctgtctacctgtctctctctcttcctgtctgtctgctcacctgtctctctctacctgtctctctcgctctcttcctgtctgtctgttcacctgtctctctctacctgtctctctatatctctcttcctgtctgtctgctcacctgtctctctctctacctgtctgtctgttcacctgtctctctccacctgtctgttcatatctctcactctctctcttcctgtctgtctgctcacctgtctctctctctctctacctgtctgtctgttcacatgtctctctctcttcctgtctgtctgctcacctgtctctctctacctgtctctctctctcttcctgtctgtctgttcatttgtctctctctacctgtctctctctctacctgtctgtgtgttcatctgtctctctctacctgtcgctctctcttcctgtctgtctgatcacctgtctctctctacctgtatctctctctcttcctgtctgtctgttcacctgtctctctctacctgtctctctatatctctctcttcctgtctgtctgctcacctgtctctctctctctacctgtctgtctgttcacctgtctctctccacctgtctgttcatatctctcacgctctctcttcctgtctgtctgctcacctgtctctctctctacctgtctgtctgttcacctgtctctctctacctgtctctctctctctttacctgtctgtctgttcacctgtctctctctacctgtctctctctctcgctctctacctaactgtctgttcacctgtctctctcaacctgtctgtctgttcacctgtctctctctacctgtctctctctctctacctgtctgtgtgttcatctgtctctctacctgtctctctcgctctacctgtctgtctgctcccctgtctctctctacctgtctctctctctctatctgtctgtctgttcacctgtctctctctacctgtctctctctctacctgtctgtctgttcacctgtctctctctacctgtctgtctgctcacctatctctctctctctacctgtctgtctgttcacctgtctctctctacctgtctctctcttcctgtctatctgctcacctgtctctctctctacctgtctgtctgctcacctctgtctctctctacctgtctgactgttcacctgtctctctctacctgtctctctctctctctacctgtctgtctgctcacctgtctctctctctccacctgtctgcagGAGTGATGATGTGTCCAAAATGGCTGACCGAGGACGGTTTTGAGACTCAGCTGGCTGTCAATCATCTCGGTCACTTCCTGCTGACCAATCTGCTGCTTCCTATGCTGATTAGCTCCGCCCCCAGCCGTGTGGTCACTGTGTCCTCCATCGCCCACAAAGGGGgtatgacctctgacctctgacctctgatgtgtctctgtgatgtttttagtcttgtttgtttgttctgacacatttgatatgtttttgttttcctgattCCTCAGGTCGTATCGACCTTGACGACCTGTTCTTCAGCACGAGGCCGTACAGCCCTCTGGAGAGTTACAAACA from Labrus mixtus chromosome 11, fLabMix1.1, whole genome shotgun sequence includes the following:
- the LOC132983214 gene encoding retinol dehydrogenase 12-like isoform X1 is translated as MRSSAPGGFLVQPWPGSGAPGSDPGPGEEGRVGLLLKCGALLGVTLICAAVLRRWIAGGVCRCSVHLDGKTVLITGANTGIGKETSRDLARRGARVVMACRDLTRAEQAAEEIRRSTGNGNVVIRHLDLASVYSVKQFAKDFIDSEDRLDILINNAGVMMCPKWLTEDGFETQLAVNHLGHFLLTNLLLPMLISSAPSRVVTVSSIAHKGGRIDLDDLFFSTRPYSPLESYKQSKLANVLFSRELAQRLKGTGVSSFCLHPGVIYTDLGRHVHSWFPLLGTLLSLPSLMLMKTPRQGSQTTLYCALTPGLEGLSGRYFSDCAEKETAPEGRNDVVARKLWEESARLVGLKDTC